A genomic stretch from Rhineura floridana isolate rRhiFlo1 chromosome 18, rRhiFlo1.hap2, whole genome shotgun sequence includes:
- the ARRDC2 gene encoding arrestin domain-containing protein 2 isoform X1 has translation MIFDRLKRFVVVLDCPEAASPPVFSSGESVAGRVVLELSGEARLGALQLHAQGCAKVHWTESRSAGSSTAYTQSYGDQVDFLSHRQTLLAPPDNGDITVLQAGRHEFPFTFQLPETLATSFEGKHGSIRYWIKAKLHRPWASAKRAKKEFTVIEPIDINTPALLAPQAGAKEKLARAWYCNRGLVSVSAKIDRKGYTPGEVIPIFAEIDNCTTRTVVPKAAIIQTQTFIARGTKKQKKSVVASIVGDSIAAGKREVWHGRALKIPPVGPSILQCRVIHVEYALKVCIDIPGTSKLFLELPLVIGTIPLHPFGSRTSSISSQYSVNIDWLRLGIPEQPEAPPDYSSVASSEGCIEALAPPCQDVPSNALEGSFFAYIQEFRFRPPPLYSEVDPNPPSESNSRPRCMTC, from the exons ATGATCTTCGACCGGCTGAAGCGCTTCGTGGTGGTGCTGGACTGTCCGGAGGCGGCCTCGCCGCCGGTGTTCAGCTCGGGCGAGAGCGTGGCCGGACGCGTGGTGCTGGAACTCTCCGGCGAGGCGCGGCTGGGCGCCCTGCAGCTCCACGCCCAGGGCTGCGCCAAGGTCCACTGGACCGAGTCCCGCAGCGCCGGCTCCAGCACCGCCTACACGCAGAGCTACGGCGACCAGGTGGACTTCCTCAGCCACCGCCAGACCCTCCTCGCCCCGCCAG ACAATGGCGACATCACAGTCCTTCAGGCTGGCCGGCACGAATTCCCCTTCACTTTCCAGCTTCCCGA GACCTTGGCCACCTCCTTCGAGGGCAAACATGGGAGCATCCGCTACTGGATTAAAGCCAAGCTCCACCGGCCGTGGGCTTCCGCCAAGAGAGCCAAAAAGGAATTCACCGTCATTGAGCCCATTGATATAAACACACCGGCATTGCTG GCTCCTCAAGCTGGTGCCAAAGAGAAACTGGCTCGGGCATGGTACTGCAACCGTGGACTGGTCTCTGTCTCCGCCAAGATTGACAGGAAAGGCTACACCCCAG GTGAGGTCATCCCCATCTTTGCTGAGATCGACAACTGCACCACCCGCACAGTGGTGCCCAAGGCTGCCATCATCCAGACGCAGACGTTCATTGCCCGGGGCACCAAGAAGCAGAAGAAGTCTGTGGTGGCCAGTATCGTGGGGGACTCCATTGCGGCTGGCAAGAGGGAGGTGTGGCACGGGCGAGCGCTCAAGATCCCGCCCGTGGGGCCCTCCATCCTCCAGTGCCGCGTCATCCACGTGGAGTATGCACTCAAG GTCTGCATCGACATCCCTGGGACTTCCAAGCTGTTCCTGGAGCTTCCACTGGTGATCGGGACAATTCCTCTACACCCATTTGGCAGCCGCACGTCCAGCATCAGCAGCCAGTACAGTGTCAATATCGACTGGCTCCGGCTGGGCATCCCTGAGCAGCCTGAAG CACCCCCTGACTACTCCTCTGTCGCGTCCAGCGAGGGATGCATTGAGGCCTTGGCGCCCCCTTGCCAGGATGTACCCTCCAATGCCCTCGAAGGGTCGTTCTTTGCCTACATCCAAGAATTCCGCTTCCGGCCTCCTCCACTATACTCTGAG GTGGACCCCAACCCTCCCTCGGAGAGCAACAGCCGTCCACGCTGCATGACTTGCTGA